In Anaerolineales bacterium, the following are encoded in one genomic region:
- a CDS encoding AMP-binding protein: protein MPSTDPQRTLGSYLQEHADAHPDQTALTFMIGGQPQPVNRAQLLAHARGAAAQLAAQGVGPGDVVLLVLQHSLELVYYFWGAALLGAVPSIFAFLTEKLDPDLYRQRIKTLVEHSEAKAVVTYPENQAALRELLAGLPVQLLVAAGIPEAPTGPLRAAEISAEEIGLLQHSSGSTGMQKGVALSHGAVLRQIAAYRAAIQLDPETDVIVSWLPLYHDMGLIAGFVMPIITGTHLVLMSPFEWVRQPGSLLDAIHTYRGTLCWLPNFAYNLLARTFRPQEGLDLSSWRAVINCSEPAQAESQQLLLEKLAPYGFREEALAVSYAMAENTFAVTQTRIGQPPRVDTVEIAAIQERGAAQPAAEGKRFVSCGPPIARVELRVVDEQGQPLPERRVGEIALRSDFMLSGYHNRPDLSAQALTADGWYLSGDMGYLADGELYITGRKKDLIIVGGKNIYPQDIEAIASRTPGVHPGRAVAFGVFDERQGSEKIVVLCEAAADADPDESERQLRAAIVKETEVTLGDFRFVPRGWIVKTSSGKQARNDNREKYLREFS from the coding sequence ATGCCATCCACCGACCCCCAACGAACCCTGGGCTCCTATTTGCAGGAGCATGCAGACGCCCACCCCGACCAGACCGCGCTTACTTTCATGATTGGCGGCCAGCCGCAGCCGGTAAACCGCGCCCAGCTGCTGGCGCATGCGCGCGGGGCCGCGGCCCAACTGGCCGCACAGGGGGTTGGCCCGGGGGATGTGGTGCTTTTGGTGCTGCAACATTCGCTGGAATTGGTCTACTATTTTTGGGGGGCGGCCCTGCTGGGCGCAGTGCCTTCGATCTTCGCTTTCCTGACAGAGAAGCTGGACCCGGACCTTTACCGCCAGCGCATCAAAACCCTGGTGGAGCACTCGGAAGCCAAGGCGGTCGTCACCTATCCGGAAAATCAGGCCGCGTTGAGGGAGCTGCTGGCCGGACTGCCCGTGCAGCTGTTGGTCGCCGCAGGAATTCCGGAGGCGCCGACCGGCCCGCTGAGGGCCGCTGAAATAAGTGCGGAGGAGATCGGCCTGCTGCAGCACAGCAGCGGCAGCACCGGCATGCAAAAGGGCGTGGCCCTTTCACACGGCGCCGTGCTGCGCCAAATCGCCGCGTACCGCGCCGCGATCCAACTGGACCCGGAAACAGACGTGATCGTCAGCTGGCTGCCGCTGTATCACGACATGGGGCTGATCGCCGGCTTTGTGATGCCGATCATCACCGGAACGCACCTGGTGCTGATGTCGCCCTTCGAGTGGGTGCGCCAGCCGGGCTCTTTGCTGGATGCGATCCACACCTATCGCGGCACATTATGCTGGCTGCCCAACTTCGCCTACAACCTGCTGGCGCGCACCTTCCGGCCGCAAGAGGGTCTGGACCTGAGCAGCTGGCGGGCGGTCATCAATTGCTCCGAACCGGCACAGGCGGAAAGCCAGCAACTGCTGCTGGAAAAGCTGGCGCCCTACGGCTTCCGCGAGGAGGCCCTGGCGGTGAGCTATGCCATGGCAGAGAACACCTTTGCCGTCACTCAAACCCGCATCGGCCAACCCCCGCGGGTGGACACCGTGGAGATCGCCGCCATACAGGAGCGCGGCGCGGCCCAGCCCGCCGCCGAGGGCAAGCGCTTCGTCAGTTGCGGCCCGCCCATCGCAAGGGTCGAGCTGCGCGTCGTGGACGAGCAGGGACAGCCGCTGCCGGAGCGCCGGGTGGGCGAGATCGCCCTGCGCAGCGATTTCATGCTGAGCGGTTATCACAACCGCCCAGACCTGAGTGCCCAGGCGCTGACCGCCGACGGCTGGTACTTGAGCGGCGATATGGGCTACTTGGCGGATGGAGAACTCTACATCACGGGGCGCAAGAAAGACCTGATCATCGTGGGCGGCAAGAACATCTATCCGCAGGATATCGAAGCCATCGCCAGCCGCACACCGGGGGTGCACCCGGGGCGGGCGGTGGCGTTTGGCGTGTTTGATGAGCGCCAAGGGTCGGAAAAGATCGTGGTGCTGTGTGAGGCCGCCGCAGACGCCGACCCCGACGAGAGCGAGCGCCAGCTGCGCGCCGCCATCGTCAAAGAGACCGAAGTCACTTTGGGCGACTTCCGTTTCGTACCGCGCGGTTGGATCGTCAAGACCTCCAGCGGCAAGCAGGCCCGCAACGACAACCGCGAGAAATATCTGCGCGAGTTCAGTTAG
- a CDS encoding acyl carrier protein: MKAEIISKLNTYITGEILKRPDKTLSATEALISGGLIDSFSLVDLSLFVEQTWGVRLDDTELNAETFDTLEQLAGLIEARAS, from the coding sequence ATGAAAGCAGAAATCATCAGCAAGCTGAACACATACATCACCGGCGAGATCTTGAAGCGTCCGGACAAAACGCTCTCCGCCACGGAAGCGCTAATTTCCGGTGGATTGATCGACTCGTTCTCGCTGGTGGACTTGTCGCTGTTTGTGGAGCAGACCTGGGGCGTGCGCCTGGATGATACCGAGCTCAACGCCGAAACCTTCGATACGCTGGAGCAACTTGCCGGCTTGATCGAAGCTCGGGCGAGCTAG
- a CDS encoding SGNH/GDSL hydrolase family protein: protein MVSPVRIVLKAALLFVLVNLLFAAFDPMPALGGLSLYNGLLPGRERLPYGDDPGRAYNLSLYSLEAMFASHQLHGTPKAADEYRVLLIGDSSVWGYLLENKDTLTSALNAAGLRTADGRRAVFYNLGHPTISLSKDLLILDYAIRYQPDLLIWPLTLEAFPLSKQDSSPLLQHNPQRAEALIRNHGLPLDPADPAFVRQDAWGASLLGQRRNLADLLRLQFYGVLWAATGVDVHIPEQVERHAIDLEADERYGEFLPPELPETALALDVLAAGIQRAGETPVLLINEPMFVSRGANSDIRYNSFYPRWAYDQYRQWLQAEAERQSWHYADLWQAVDNDQFTNTPIHLTPAGTQQLAQQIATVLAELFDLEKK from the coding sequence GTGGTTTCACCTGTGCGGATTGTTCTCAAGGCCGCGCTGCTGTTTGTGCTGGTCAACCTGCTCTTCGCAGCCTTTGACCCCATGCCGGCTTTGGGCGGGCTCAGCTTGTACAACGGACTGCTGCCCGGGCGTGAGCGGCTGCCCTATGGCGATGATCCGGGGCGCGCCTACAACCTGAGCCTGTACAGCCTGGAGGCCATGTTTGCCTCGCACCAGCTGCACGGCACGCCCAAGGCCGCCGACGAGTACCGCGTACTGCTGATCGGCGATTCTTCAGTATGGGGCTATTTGCTGGAGAATAAAGACACACTGACGTCGGCACTCAACGCCGCCGGGTTGCGGACGGCCGATGGTCGCCGGGCGGTCTTTTACAACCTTGGCCATCCGACTATTTCACTAAGCAAGGACCTACTCATTCTGGATTACGCCATACGTTACCAGCCCGACCTGCTGATTTGGCCGCTGACGTTGGAAGCTTTTCCGCTGAGCAAGCAGGACAGCTCGCCGCTGCTGCAGCACAACCCGCAGCGGGCCGAAGCACTGATCCGCAATCATGGCCTGCCGTTGGACCCGGCGGACCCTGCTTTCGTCCGCCAGGATGCCTGGGGCGCCAGCTTGCTGGGCCAGCGGCGCAACCTGGCAGACTTATTGCGCTTGCAGTTCTACGGCGTCTTGTGGGCGGCCACCGGTGTGGATGTGCACATTCCTGAGCAGGTGGAACGCCATGCCATCGACCTGGAGGCGGATGAGCGCTATGGCGAATTTCTGCCGCCGGAGCTGCCCGAAACTGCGTTGGCCTTGGATGTGCTCGCCGCCGGCATCCAGCGCGCCGGCGAGACGCCCGTGCTGTTGATCAACGAACCTATGTTTGTCAGCCGCGGCGCCAACAGTGATATTCGTTACAATTCCTTTTATCCGCGCTGGGCCTACGACCAATACCGCCAGTGGCTGCAAGCTGAGGCGGAGCGGCAGAGTTGGCATTACGCCGACCTGTGGCAAGCGGTGGACAATGACCAATTCACCAATACGCCCATTCACCTGACGCCAGCGGGCACACAGCAATTGGCCCAGCAGATCGCAACTGTACTGGCCGAGCTCTTTGACTTGGAGAAAAAATGA
- a CDS encoding MBOAT family protein gives MTLTQILIFAGLGLLASRLYRWLDRAWLLFAASVLAAFWLQPASFVRNLPYLLPLASLGLAVLVWALTLPRRWNRQDAWAAAGLAALALLVSASRVVEPLSALSPARPPGLELAGGGLALLAVAAVLAYRLGRGQAAWLHGGVLLLIGLLVVLKSPPLVQAASAWLRGLGGQDPALASTLDLGWLGFSYIAFRLIHVLRDRLAGRLGEVGLRDFITYIVFFPALTAGPIERVERFVPQLEPGFVLDSAGLLAAGQRLLSGLVMKFVLADGLAFFALNPVNAWQVSQPLWMWLLLLAYALRIFFDFAGYTSIAIGLGQLFGVTLPENFTQPYRKPNLTQFWNSWHITLAQWFRAYFFNPFTRWLRGRGAPVWLVVLLGQLSTMGLIGLWHGITWNFLAWGLWHGLGLFAHNQWAQFAKARPLPFEPRLASGLGWLATLVFVALGWVWFALPQPADAAHVFGVLAGVGVGR, from the coding sequence ATGACCCTGACCCAGATCCTGATCTTTGCCGGCTTAGGCCTGCTGGCGAGCCGTCTGTACCGCTGGCTGGACCGCGCCTGGCTGCTGTTTGCCGCCAGCGTCCTGGCGGCTTTCTGGCTGCAGCCTGCCTCCTTCGTGCGCAATCTGCCCTACCTGCTGCCCCTGGCCAGCCTGGGCCTGGCAGTGCTGGTCTGGGCGCTGACCCTGCCGCGGCGCTGGAACCGCCAAGACGCCTGGGCGGCTGCCGGCTTGGCGGCCCTGGCCCTGCTGGTCAGCGCCTCCCGCGTTGTCGAGCCGCTCAGCGCTCTCAGCCCGGCCCGCCCGCCGGGGTTGGAACTGGCGGGCGGCGGCCTGGCCCTCCTGGCCGTTGCTGCTGTGCTGGCGTACCGCCTGGGCCGCGGCCAGGCCGCCTGGCTGCACGGCGGCGTGCTGCTCTTGATCGGCCTGCTGGTGGTGCTCAAGTCGCCGCCGCTGGTGCAGGCGGCCAGCGCCTGGCTGCGCGGCCTGGGCGGCCAGGACCCGGCGCTGGCCAGCACGCTGGACCTGGGCTGGCTGGGTTTCTCCTACATCGCCTTCCGGCTGATCCATGTGCTGCGTGACCGGCTGGCCGGCCGCCTGGGGGAAGTGGGGCTGCGCGACTTCATCACCTACATCGTCTTTTTCCCGGCACTCACCGCTGGCCCGATTGAGCGCGTTGAGCGCTTTGTGCCCCAGCTGGAGCCTGGTTTTGTCTTGGACAGTGCCGGGCTGCTGGCGGCCGGCCAGCGCTTGCTCAGCGGCCTGGTGATGAAGTTCGTCCTGGCTGACGGGCTGGCCTTCTTTGCACTCAATCCAGTCAACGCCTGGCAGGTCAGTCAGCCGCTGTGGATGTGGTTGCTGTTGTTGGCTTATGCCCTGCGTATCTTCTTCGACTTCGCGGGTTACACCAGCATCGCTATCGGACTGGGCCAGCTGTTTGGCGTGACCTTGCCGGAGAACTTCACCCAGCCTTATCGCAAACCCAACCTGACCCAATTCTGGAACAGTTGGCACATTACCCTGGCGCAGTGGTTCCGGGCCTATTTCTTCAATCCCTTCACGCGCTGGCTGCGCGGCCGCGGCGCGCCGGTCTGGCTGGTGGTGCTGCTGGGCCAGCTGAGCACCATGGGCCTGATCGGCCTGTGGCACGGCATCACCTGGAACTTCCTGGCCTGGGGCCTGTGGCACGGTCTGGGCTTGTTCGCCCACAACCAGTGGGCGCAATTCGCCAAAGCGCGGCCACTGCCGTTTGAGCCGCGCTTGGCCAGCGGCCTGGGTTGGCTGGCCACCCTGGTCTTCGTTGCGCTGGGTTGGGTGTGGTTTGCCCTGCCGCAGCCGGCAGATGCGGCGCATGTCTTTGGCGTGTTGGCCGGGGTGGGGGTGGGCCGATGA
- a CDS encoding homocysteine S-methyltransferase family protein — MRTFRERLIDPRPILLDGAMGTELEHRGINTDTPIWSAMALIEKPDLVEQVHRDYLDAGAEVLITNTFRTHRRNLASMGMGERAAELTALAVAIAQQAIRASGRVAWVAGSLAPLEDSYVANALPRETYLEEHGEMAAHLAATGADLLLVETISTIREASAAAEAARATGLPYGVSFICKTDGRMFSGESLAEAVAALQSFTPDFLGINCTAAPELHLALAELRNATNLPIAVYANPSHTEDYQHWDETAAVDPQVYAGYGERWLQGGAQLLGGCCGTTPEHIAALHDLIGVEDA; from the coding sequence ATGAGAACCTTTCGAGAACGACTTATCGATCCACGGCCCATCCTGCTGGATGGGGCCATGGGCACTGAACTGGAACACCGCGGCATCAACACGGATACACCGATCTGGTCAGCGATGGCCCTGATCGAGAAACCTGATCTGGTGGAACAAGTCCACCGCGATTATTTGGACGCCGGGGCTGAGGTGCTGATCACCAACACCTTCCGCACCCACCGCCGCAACCTGGCCAGCATGGGCATGGGCGAGCGGGCCGCCGAACTGACCGCCCTGGCGGTGGCGATCGCCCAGCAAGCCATCCGCGCCAGCGGGCGCGTGGCCTGGGTGGCCGGCTCCCTGGCCCCGCTGGAGGACAGCTACGTGGCCAACGCCCTGCCGCGCGAAACCTACCTGGAAGAACACGGCGAAATGGCCGCGCACCTGGCCGCGACCGGCGCCGACCTGCTGCTGGTGGAAACCATCAGTACGATCCGCGAGGCCTCGGCCGCCGCCGAAGCGGCACGCGCTACCGGGCTGCCTTACGGGGTCAGCTTCATTTGCAAGACGGACGGGCGCATGTTCTCTGGCGAGTCACTGGCCGAGGCAGTCGCCGCGCTGCAATCCTTCACGCCCGACTTTCTGGGCATCAACTGCACCGCGGCCCCTGAACTGCACCTGGCGCTGGCCGAGCTGCGCAACGCCACCAATCTGCCCATCGCGGTGTACGCCAACCCCAGCCACACCGAAGACTACCAGCACTGGGACGAGACCGCCGCGGTTGACCCGCAGGTCTACGCGGGTTATGGGGAAAGATGGCTGCAAGGCGGCGCCCAACTGCTGGGCGGCTGCTGCGGCACCACGCCGGAACACATCGCCGCATTGCACGACTTGATCGGGGTGGAGGATGCGTAG
- a CDS encoding class I SAM-dependent methyltransferase has translation MRSSLPANDHFIQIYKNQAAAYHQLIAAEDADGNLLPALQAVAPLSGARILDLGSGSGRIPLLLQEIDCEIVASDIHHAMLVEQAAQAAAAGRRWPLLVADGRRLPLAGGWADASIAGWAYGHFTGWSADWRIEAQQAVAEMRRATRPGGVMVIFETLGTGALQPAPPNPALADYYAWLEDELGFQRQAIATDYDFGSVERAAEICGFFFGEELAARVRQNAWSRVPEWTGMWSRWA, from the coding sequence ATGCGTAGTAGCCTGCCGGCCAACGATCATTTCATCCAGATCTACAAGAATCAGGCGGCCGCCTATCACCAGCTGATCGCGGCCGAAGACGCCGACGGCAACCTGCTGCCGGCCCTGCAGGCGGTTGCCCCGCTGAGCGGCGCACGCATTCTGGACCTGGGCAGCGGCAGTGGGCGCATCCCTCTGCTCTTGCAGGAGATCGATTGCGAGATCGTCGCCAGCGACATCCACCATGCCATGCTGGTGGAACAAGCCGCCCAGGCCGCCGCGGCTGGGCGCCGCTGGCCGCTGTTGGTGGCGGACGGCCGCCGCCTGCCGCTGGCTGGCGGCTGGGCCGACGCCAGCATCGCCGGCTGGGCTTACGGCCACTTCACGGGCTGGAGCGCCGACTGGCGGATCGAGGCGCAGCAGGCCGTGGCCGAAATGCGGCGCGCCACCCGCCCCGGCGGCGTCATGGTCATTTTCGAGACCTTGGGCACCGGCGCCCTGCAGCCTGCCCCGCCCAACCCGGCCTTGGCCGATTACTACGCCTGGCTGGAGGATGAACTGGGCTTCCAACGGCAGGCCATCGCCACCGATTACGATTTCGGCTCAGTGGAACGGGCGGCAGAGATCTGTGGCTTCTTCTTTGGTGAGGAACTGGCGGCCAGGGTGCGCCAGAATGCTTGGAGCCGGGTACCGGAATGGACCGGCATGTGGAGCCGGTGGGCCTAA
- the mutS gene encoding DNA mismatch repair protein MutS translates to MLSPNGQDERISPVRQQYLEIKRQYPGAILFFRLGDFYETFDADAEVVARDLDIVLTSRNVAKGHRVPMAGIPHHAAENYLARLIEKGHHVAICEQVGTEPVKGLMPREVVRIVTPGTVVEPGLLPGDANNYLAALVQAEGRTGLAFADVTTGEFSVTELDGPAALRAELLRLAPAELLHAEGDPPPDIDLHASPWAAWHFEPGRCRETLLAHFKVASLKAYGLETRPLALQAAGALLQYLGETQSAALNLLSSLHAYSLDEFMTLDGEARRTLELTEALRGGPRGSLLDVLDVCITPMGRRLLRQWVSKPLLDLGAIHLRQAGVAHLYAEGLPRAELRAALRPLGDLERLANRVLGGSAQPRDLAAIRETLQALPQVIARSAALAAAAPGLLEGLAPCAPALELLDAALAEEPPAVLGHMGVIRPGYSSELDEVMTSTQKARDWIANLEAAERKRTGIKSLKVGYNKVHGYYIEVTKAKDDGNLPAEYIRKQTLVNAERYITPEMKEVEAQVLNAEERILAVETRLFRDLCSQLAAQVPALLAVARALAAADCLAALAEVAALNGYARPELLADTTLDIRDGRHPVVERLLPGQARFVPNDTLFEDGERVRLITGPNMSGKSTYLRQVALIVLMAQMGGFVPAAGARIGLVDRIFTRIGAQDEIHAGQSTFMVEMVETANILHHASPRSLLILDEIGRGTSTYDGLSIAWAVIEHIHNAPKLGARTLFATHYHELVQLAAELPGVRNYNVAVSEEGEQVVFLHKIVPGATDRSYGIHVGQLAGLPKPVLQRAGQILAELEAGGRQAKPGGSPPASQPELFPAHSPLLDELRALDVEGMSPMEALNKLWEWKKQFGERKSR, encoded by the coding sequence ATGCTTTCCCCCAACGGACAGGACGAGCGCATCAGCCCGGTGCGCCAGCAATACCTGGAGATCAAGCGCCAGTATCCGGGAGCGATCCTGTTCTTCCGCCTGGGGGATTTCTACGAAACCTTCGATGCTGACGCCGAAGTGGTGGCGCGTGACCTGGACATCGTGCTCACCTCGCGCAACGTGGCTAAGGGGCACCGCGTGCCGATGGCCGGCATCCCACACCACGCCGCCGAAAATTATCTGGCCCGCCTGATCGAGAAAGGCCACCACGTGGCCATCTGCGAACAGGTGGGCACGGAGCCGGTGAAGGGTCTGATGCCGCGTGAAGTCGTGCGCATCGTCACCCCCGGCACGGTGGTGGAGCCGGGCCTGCTGCCCGGCGATGCCAACAACTACCTGGCCGCCCTGGTGCAGGCCGAAGGCCGCACCGGGCTGGCCTTTGCCGATGTGACTACGGGCGAGTTCAGCGTGACCGAGCTGGATGGCCCGGCGGCCCTGCGCGCCGAACTGCTGCGCCTGGCCCCGGCCGAGTTGCTGCACGCCGAAGGCGACCCGCCGCCCGATATTGACCTGCATGCCAGCCCCTGGGCGGCCTGGCACTTTGAGCCCGGCCGCTGCCGGGAGACCCTGCTGGCTCATTTCAAGGTCGCCAGCCTCAAGGCTTACGGGCTGGAGACGCGCCCGCTGGCCCTGCAGGCCGCCGGGGCGCTGCTGCAATATTTGGGCGAGACTCAGTCCGCCGCGCTGAACCTGCTCAGCAGCTTGCACGCCTACAGCCTGGACGAATTCATGACCCTGGACGGCGAAGCCCGCCGCACCCTGGAACTCACCGAAGCCCTGCGCGGCGGGCCGCGCGGCTCGCTGCTGGATGTGTTGGATGTCTGCATCACGCCCATGGGCCGCCGCCTGCTGCGCCAGTGGGTCAGCAAGCCGCTGCTGGACCTGGGGGCCATCCACCTGCGTCAAGCCGGCGTGGCGCATTTGTACGCCGAGGGCCTGCCGCGCGCCGAACTGCGCGCCGCCCTGCGCCCGTTGGGCGACCTGGAACGCCTGGCCAACCGCGTGCTGGGCGGCAGCGCCCAGCCGCGCGACCTGGCCGCCATCCGTGAAACCTTGCAAGCTCTGCCGCAGGTGATTGCTCGCAGCGCGGCGCTGGCTGCGGCCGCCCCCGGCCTGCTGGAAGGGCTGGCGCCCTGCGCTCCGGCGCTGGAGCTGCTGGACGCCGCCTTGGCCGAAGAGCCGCCCGCTGTGCTGGGCCACATGGGCGTCATCCGACCAGGCTATTCCAGTGAGCTGGATGAAGTGATGACCTCCACTCAGAAGGCGCGCGATTGGATCGCTAACCTGGAGGCCGCTGAACGGAAACGCACGGGCATCAAGAGCCTCAAGGTCGGCTACAACAAAGTGCACGGCTATTACATTGAAGTCACCAAGGCCAAGGACGACGGCAACCTGCCGGCCGAGTACATTCGCAAGCAAACCCTGGTCAACGCCGAGCGCTATATCACGCCAGAGATGAAAGAAGTGGAAGCCCAGGTGCTCAACGCCGAGGAGCGTATCCTGGCGGTGGAGACGCGCTTGTTCCGCGACTTGTGCAGCCAGCTGGCCGCCCAGGTGCCGGCGCTGCTGGCGGTGGCCCGGGCACTGGCCGCCGCCGACTGCCTGGCGGCCCTGGCCGAAGTGGCCGCCCTGAATGGCTATGCGCGGCCGGAGCTGCTGGCAGATACGACGTTGGACATCCGTGACGGCCGCCACCCGGTGGTGGAGCGTTTGCTGCCGGGCCAGGCGCGCTTCGTGCCCAACGATACGTTGTTTGAGGATGGGGAGCGCGTGCGCCTGATCACCGGGCCCAACATGAGCGGCAAATCCACTTATTTGCGCCAAGTGGCCCTGATCGTGCTGATGGCCCAGATGGGCGGCTTTGTGCCCGCGGCTGGCGCCCGCATCGGGCTGGTGGACCGCATCTTCACCCGCATCGGCGCGCAGGATGAGATCCACGCCGGCCAGTCGACCTTCATGGTCGAGATGGTCGAGACAGCCAATATCCTGCATCATGCCAGCCCGCGCAGCCTGCTGATCCTGGATGAGATCGGGCGCGGCACCAGCACTTACGACGGCTTGTCTATCGCCTGGGCCGTGATCGAGCACATCCACAACGCGCCTAAGCTCGGCGCCCGCACCCTATTTGCCACCCATTACCACGAACTGGTGCAGCTGGCCGCCGAGCTGCCCGGCGTGCGCAACTACAATGTGGCGGTCAGCGAGGAGGGCGAGCAAGTCGTCTTCCTGCACAAGATCGTGCCGGGCGCCACTGACCGTTCCTATGGCATCCACGTTGGCCAGCTGGCCGGGCTGCCCAAACCGGTGCTGCAGCGCGCCGGGCAGATCCTGGCTGAGCTGGAAGCTGGCGGCCGCCAGGCCAAGCCCGGGGGCTCGCCGCCAGCCAGCCAGCCGGAACTGTTCCCCGCCCACAGTCCGCTGCTCGATGAGCTGCGCGCCCTGGATGTGGAAGGCATGTCGCCCATGGAAGCCCTGAACAAGCTGTGGGAGTGGAAGAAGCAGTTTGGAGAGCGAAAGAGCCGATAA
- the ugpC gene encoding sn-glycerol-3-phosphate ABC transporter ATP-binding protein UgpC, with translation MASVTYDHVTKKYGDVLAVNDLNIHIEDKEFLVLVGPSGCGKTTALRLLAGLEDITAGEIRIGDRVVNDLAPKDRDIAMVFQSYALYPHMSVFDNMAFGLRLRKMEKAEIKRRVDKAASILGIEALLQRKPRQLSGGQRQRVAVGRAIVREPNVFLLDEPLSNLDAKLRVQTRAELSKLHKDLATTFIYVTHDQVEAMTMATRIAVMSQGVLQQIDTPHNLYDYPANKFVAGFIGSPAMNFFDAKLVKGSGKLVVDAGVFQIDVPKKSTKAYEGHVGQSVTLGIRPEDIHHTKFTPAGITPAKVEGKVEVVELMGNEIVTYIKSGNANYVARVDPRAEYKYGDKVQVIFNSDNIHLFDNNTEKAIR, from the coding sequence ATGGCAAGCGTAACATATGATCACGTGACCAAGAAGTACGGCGACGTACTGGCGGTCAACGACCTCAATATCCATATTGAGGACAAAGAGTTTTTGGTTTTGGTCGGCCCCTCGGGCTGCGGCAAAACCACGGCCCTGCGCCTTTTGGCCGGGCTGGAAGACATCACCGCAGGCGAGATCCGCATCGGTGACCGAGTGGTGAATGACCTGGCCCCCAAAGATCGCGATATCGCCATGGTCTTCCAATCCTACGCCCTCTATCCCCACATGAGCGTCTTCGACAATATGGCCTTTGGTCTGCGCCTCCGTAAAATGGAAAAGGCGGAGATCAAGCGCCGGGTAGACAAGGCCGCCAGCATCCTGGGCATCGAAGCCCTGTTGCAGCGCAAACCGCGCCAGCTCTCCGGCGGCCAGCGCCAGCGTGTGGCCGTGGGCCGCGCCATCGTGCGCGAGCCCAACGTCTTCCTGCTGGACGAGCCGCTCTCCAACCTGGACGCCAAACTGCGCGTGCAAACCCGCGCCGAACTGAGCAAGCTGCACAAGGACCTGGCGACGACCTTTATCTACGTGACCCACGACCAGGTGGAAGCCATGACCATGGCCACCCGCATCGCCGTGATGAGCCAGGGCGTGCTGCAGCAGATCGACACCCCGCACAATCTGTACGACTATCCGGCCAACAAGTTCGTGGCCGGCTTCATCGGCTCGCCCGCCATGAACTTCTTCGATGCCAAGCTGGTCAAGGGCAGCGGCAAGCTGGTGGTGGACGCGGGCGTCTTCCAGATTGACGTGCCCAAGAAATCCACCAAGGCCTACGAAGGCCATGTGGGCCAGTCTGTCACTCTGGGCATCCGCCCCGAAGACATTCACCACACCAAGTTCACCCCGGCCGGCATTACCCCGGCCAAGGTGGAGGGCAAGGTAGAAGTGGTCGAGCTGATGGGCAACGAGATCGTGACCTACATCAAGTCCGGCAACGCCAACTACGTGGCCCGGGTGGACCCGCGCGCCGAGTACAAGTACGGTGACAAAGTGCAGGTCATCTTCAACTCGGACAATATCCACCTGTTCGACAACAACACCGAAAAGGCCATTCGCTAA